One Salmo salar chromosome ssa01, Ssal_v3.1, whole genome shotgun sequence DNA window includes the following coding sequences:
- the LOC106565885 gene encoding transmembrane protein 250-like, with amino-acid sequence MPVIPIPRRVRSFHGPHTNCMHSACGPVRTTQLVRTKYNNFDLYLRSRCMYGFLRFLLYFGCSLLTSLLWVSLSALFCLQYVSARVFLRLQYKLSVILLLLGHRRFDFGVLNNLFIYSMQVTMFLVGGLGWCFLVFVDM; translated from the coding sequence ATGCCTGTGATCCCTATCCCTCGGCGAGTGCGCAGCTTCCATGGCCCCCACACCAACTGCATGCACTCGGCCTGCGGGCCGGTGCGCACCACCCAGCTTGTGCGCACCAAGTACAATAACTTTGACCTGTACCTGCGCTCGCGCTGCATGTACGGCTTCCTGCGCTTCCTGCTCTACTTCGGCTGCAGCCTTCTGACCTCCCTCCTCTGGGTGTCGCTGTCTGCTCTCTTCTGCCTGCAGTACGTGAGCGCCCGCGTTTTCCTGCGGCTGCAGTACAAGCTATCCGTGATCTTGCTGTTGCTAGGACACCGGCGCTTTGACTTTGGGGTGCTCAACAACCTGTTCATCTACAGTATGCAGGTCACAATGTTCCTGGTGGGAGGCCTGGGCTGGTGCTTCTTGGTGTTTGTGGACATGTAG